Within the Planctomycetota bacterium genome, the region GGACGGATATCTGGCGGGACGGTGGGCGGGGCTTCTGCCGGCGGCGGGAGGCTCGGCGCTCTGCTTCGCGGCCTCCTGCGCGCTGGTCCGCTGCGTGGTTCCGCGACGGGAAGGGGGGCCGCGATGCGGATAGGGGACTTCCTGAGGTCGGGACACAAGCCGACGCTTCTTCTGGCCTTCCTCTACTTCGACGTGAGCTTCATGGTGTGGGTTCTCGTGGGGGCGCTCGGGATCTTCATCGCCGAGGAGTTCGGGCTGACGCCGGCTCAGAAGGGGCTGATGGCCGCGGTGCCGATCCTGGGCGGGGCGCTTCTTCGCGTGCCGATGGGGATTCTGGTGGATCGAGTCGGGCCGCGGCGGGCGGGGATTCTCGGTCAGATCGCGGTGCTGGCGCCTTTGGCCTGGGGGTGGCTCGGGGCCGCGCGTTGGGGCGAGGTGCTGGCCCTGGGCCTGCTCCTGGGGGTGGCGGGAAGCAGCTTCGCGGTGGCGCTGCCTCTGGCGGGGCGCTGGTATCCGCCCCGTCATCAGGGGCTGGCGATGGGGATCGCCGGGGCGGGCAACAGCGGGACGGTGGTGGCCGCGCTTCTGGCGCCGCGGCTGGCGGAGTCGTGGGGCTGGCGGGCGGTGTTCGGCGGTGCGCTTCTGCCGGCGCTCGTCGTGCTGGGGCTTTTCGTTCTTTGGGCGCGCGAAGCGCCGGGCCGTCCGGCCCCCCGGCCGCTCCGGGCGTATGTCGATCTCTGGAGAAAGCGCGACACGCTCGGGTTTTCGCTCCTTTACGCGGTCACGTTCGGGGGCTTCGTGGGACTGGCGAGTTTCCTGGCGGTGTTCTTTCATGATCAATACGCAATGGGGCGGATTGCGGCGGGAAATCTCGCCGCCTTGTGCGTCTTTGCGGGAAGCTTCATGAGGCCGGTGGGAGGATTCCTGGCGGACCGGTGGGGCGGGTTGCGGGTTCTGGTCCTGGTTCTGACGGGGGCGTCGCTGGGGTTGGGGGCGGCGGGGCTGGGTCCGCCCGCGGCGGGGGCGGCGGCGCTGCTGGTGGGCGCGCTCGCCTGTCTGGGGCTCGGAAACGGCGCGGTTTTTCAGCTCGTTCCGCAGCGTTTTCGGGAGGATCTCGGCGCCGCCACGGGCATGATCGGCGCGGCGGGCGGCCTGGGAGGCTTTCTGGTGCCGAACGTGCTGGGGCTGTGCCGGGAACTGACGGGAGCTTACGCGGCGGGGTTTTTTGTCCTGAGCCTGGCGGGGGCTTACGGAGTGGCCCTCCTGGGGTGGCAGCGGGAGCGGTGGGGGCGTTCGAAGGTCGAGCCGGGCGTACATCCGCCGGAGCCGTCCGCGCTTCGGCCCGCGGAGGCGGGTTCGCGTGGTTGATCGGGAGCTGGAGGCGTTCCTGGAGGAGTTCGATTCGTGCGCCACGGCGCCCACGCGGCGGCTGATGGGGGCGTACGTGCGCGGACAGCTGGCGCCGCTGGAGCGCAAGACGGTGCGGTCGCTGGCGCGCGCGGCGGGCGTGGCGGCGCGGACGCTCCAGGAGTTTCTGTCGCTGCACCGGTGGGACGAGGAGCGGGTGCGGTCGCTCGTGGCGCGAATCGGGGCGCGCCGGCACGGGGCCGCCGCCGAGGCCGCGTTTCTGCATCTTTCGGGCCGGCCCAAGAAGGGAGACCGCACGCCGGGCGTCGACCGGCAGCATTGTCCCTCCACGGGGCGCGTCGAGAACTGCTGTGTTCTCGTTCACCTGGGGCGGGTGGACGGGACGTTTCGATGTCTTCTGGAGAGCGACGTCTCTCTGTCCGAGCGTTGGGCCCAGGAGGAGCGTCGCCTCCGGGCCGGCATTCCGGAGGGGGTTGCCGGGCGCTCGAAGGGGCGCGTGGCGCTGGATCTCCTGGAGCGCGCCGAGCGGCGGGGGCTTCGGTTCGGCTGCGTTCTGGCGACGCGCGACCTGGGGCGGGAGCCGGAGTGGGTGGAGGAGGTGGCTCGCCGGGGACGGGCCTTCCTCGTCGAGGTTCCGGGGGATTTCGCAGGGCGCGCCGCGGGAAGAGAAGGGCCGGTCCGCGATCTGGCGGGCGCGGGGGATGCGCTTCTGGCTTTCGCCTTACGCGGAAATGAAGAAGATCGGCCGCTGAGACTGCTGGCGCTCCGGGAGGGCGGGTATTTTGTGACCAACCTTCCGGGTTCGCTCGAGGATCTGGCTGAACGCGCGCGGGACGTGGCGCGTCTCGAAAAGGCGTTCGCGGCGGACCGGCGCGCGGTGGGGCTGGAGGAGTTCGAGGTCCGCGGCTACCGTTCGCTGCGGCGGCACTTGGCGCTTTCGGCGGTGAGTCTTCTTTATTTGGCCTTGAGGCGCCAGGAATCGCCGATGGCCCGGCCGTTCGAGGGGCCCGTGGCGCTCTGAAGGCGCAAGTAGCGCATCATACCGAAGAGTGTCTTTTTCCATCGGATCCTACCGCCCGGTAGGACTCCTTTTCTTTCCGCGTCCGGCCGCCGTTCTCGCAACCTGATGATCTCCAAGGAGATTTATCGATTTCCGGGGCGGCCGTGGGTGTGGCACAGGGGTTGCGGTGGAGGGCGGCAGGCGACCGTGCGGGCGTTCCGCGCGGCGGCGTCCGGGGTTGCCAGGGACGCGATCGAAGGGGTGGCGCTTCTTCGAAGAAAGGGGACTGGAGTCATGCGCAGGCACGGGCGGTGGATGGCCAAGCTCGCGGTGGTGCTTCTGGTCGGGTTCGTCAGTTCGATCGCCTGGGCGGCGATTCAGGACAAACCGGCCGAGCCGACGAAGTCGGCGCCGGCCGCGGTGGACTGGGGCGCGAAGATCAAGGAGGCCCTGGGGTCCCAGAAGGTGATGGCGGACACCGTCTGGACGCTCATCGCCGGGATGCTCGTCTTCTTCATGAACCTCGGATTTGCGTGCGTGGAGACGGGCCTGTGCCGGGCGAAGAACGCGGTCAACATTCTGTCCAAGAACTTCATCGTCTTCGCGGCCAGCTCGCTGGCGTTCTGGTTCCTGGGGTGGGGACTGATGTTCGGCGACGGAAACTCGTTCGTGGGGACGAGCGGGCTTTTCTGCGTCGGGGGAGCCGACGCCAGTCCCCTGACGGGCGACGACTACAAGAACGCGGGAGGCGTCTACAGCGCCATCAGCTGGAGCGGGACTCCGCTCTGGACGAAATTCTTCTTCCAGCTCGTCTTCTGCGGCACGGCGGCCACCATCGTCTCGGGCGCCGTGGCCGAGCGCATCAAGTACGGCTCCTTCATTCTCTTCACGCTCTTCATGGGCATGGTGATCTACCCCGTGGTGGGCCACTGGATCTGGGGCGGCGGGTGGGCTTCCTCCATGGGCATGGTGGACTTCGCCGGCTCGACCCAGGTGCACTCGATCGGCGGGTGGGCCGCCTTGGCCGGAGTGCTTATGCTGGGGCCCCGCATCGGAAAATACGGGCCGGACGGAAGGGTCAACCCGATTCCGGGACACTCGATGGCGCTGGCCACGATCGGGACCTTCGTGCTCTGGTTCGGCTGGTTCGGCTTCAACCCCGGCAGCACGATGGGCGTGGATCCGGAAGCCATCGGCGAGATCGCCATGACCACGAACATGGCGGCCGCGGCGGCCACCGTGACGGCGACCCTGACGAGCTGGGTGCTGATGGGCAAGCCCGATCTCGGCATGACGCTCAACGGTTCGCTCGCGGGCCTGGTGGCGATCACGGCCCCCTGCGCGTTCGTGACGGTGGGAGCTTCGGTGCTCATCGGCGCGATCGCGGGCGTTCTCGTGGTGGTCTCGGTGATCTTCTTCGACAAGATCAAGGTGGACGATCCGGTGGGCGCGCTGTCCGTCCACCTGGCCAACGGCGTGTTCGGCACCCTCTGCGTGGGCCTTTTCGCCACCCCGGATCGGATCGGCCGGTCGGGAAATTCCGCCGCGACGGCGGGTCTTTTCTACGGCGGCGGCTTCGCCCAGCTCGGCAAGCAGCTGGCGGCGATCGGGGCGACCGCGGCGTACGTCTTGGTGGCGTCCTTCATCTTCTGGGGCATCATCAAGGCGACGGTCGGGATGCGGGTGTCGGCCGAGGAAGAGGTTCAGGGCCTGGACATCGGCGAGCACGGCCAGGAGGCCTACCCCGGCTTCCAGATGGTGCAGAAGTAGGGCAGGGAACAAGAAAGAGGAGAACGACCGTGAAAAAAGTGGAAGCCGTCATCAAGCCCTTCAAGCTCGACGAGGTCAAGGCCGCGCTGAGCCAGGTCGGCGTTCAGGGTCTCACCGTCACCGAGGTCCGGGGTTTCGGCCGCCAGAAAGGCCACAAGGAGCAGTACCGCGGGACCGAATACACGGTGGACCTCGTGCCCAAGGTCAAAATCGAGGTGGTCGTCTCGGATGCCTCGACTCCCGCCGTGGTCGAAGCCATCATCCGGTCCGCCCGCACGGGCGAGATCGGAGACGGAAAGATCTTCGTCTCGCCCCTCGAACAGGTCGTCCGCATCCGCACGGGCGAAAAGGGCGAGGCGGCGGTGTAGGAATCCCGTCTTCCGGGAGGGTCCGCCGACGGGGAGCGGACCGCGGCGGACCCCCCGGCATTCCGGCCCCCTGGAGGGAGGAGGAAACGGGCCTCCGGACGCAAGGAGGCGCCGGTTGCCCCGCGGGCCGGCCGCCGATATCATGCGGGTCCCATGGGCGAAGTCCTGGCCGCGGGCGGCCTGAAAGAGGGCTTGGCGCGGGAGCGCCTCCAGATCGAGGCGCTGCACCGCGCCGGCGCTCTCGGCGGACAGGTGTCCTCCGCCCTGACCGACCTGTACGACCGCGCCGTCGGCCGCGCGTACCGCGAGGCGGTCGAGCGCCTGCCCGCCGCCGAGCGCCCCCATGTCCTTCGGGAGCTGGCGCTCGTCGCCGTCGGCGGCTACGGGAGGGGCGACATGGCCCCTTACTCGGATGTGGACCTCCTTTTCCTCCATGTCCGCCGCCCCCGGGCTTCGGTTCTCGAGCTCGTCTCGGCGCTCGTGCGGGATCTTTGGGACGCGGGACTCAAGCTCTCCCAGAGCGTCCGCTCCCCTTCGGACGCGATCGCGTTTGCGCGGAAGGACTTTCCGCTGCGCACCTCCCTCATGGAGGCGCGGCTCGTCGTGGGAAGCGCCGCGCTCTTCGCCGAACTTCAGCGCCGCTGCCACCGTCTGATCGCCTCGTCGTCGCTGGAGCGCTTCATCGACGCCTGCCTTCAGGAGCGAGCCCAGGAGCACCGCGACACGGTGGCCAGCGTCAACCTCCTGGAGCCCAACGTCAAGAAGAGCCCCGGCGGACTGCGGGACGTGCACCTCTTGCGCTGGATCGCCCTGTCGCGGTACGGGACGCGCGATCCGGAAATGCTCCGCGTGGGCGGCGTGCTCACGGCCGAGGACGCTCAGACGCTTTCGGCGGGCGCCGAGTTTCTCTATCGTATCCGCCACGAGCTTCACTTCCACGCCCGCGGGGCCCAGGACGTCCTCACGCGCGAGGAGCAGGTCCGCATCGCCCGCTGGCTCGGGTTCGAGGATCAGGGGCCGCTCCTGGGCGTGGAACGCTTCATGCAGCAGTACTACCGGCACACGACGGCGGTCCACGACCTGGCGATGCGCTTTGCCGCCGGGGCGCGCCGGCGGGGACTGGCCCGCCGGGCGCTGGACCGTTTCCTCACCCGGCGGGTCGAGGAGCATTTTCTCCTGGGCCGCGAGACGATCGCGATCGATTCCCAGGCCCCTCCGGAGGAGCTGCGCCGGGCGGATGTTCTGCTGCGCCTTTTCGACCTGGCCCGCAAGCACGGCGTGGCCGTCGCCCACGAGACGCTGGAGCGCGTGCGCGCCGCCGCGCCGGGCTGCGAGCTGACGCCGGAGGCGCGCCGCCGGTTCCTGGAGATCATGGCGGACCCCGAGGGGCTCGGCGGCCTGGTCCGGAACCTCCACCGGGTGGGACTTCTGGGGCGCTTCATCCCCGCCTTCGAGCACGCCCGCTGCCTGATGCAGTTCAACCAGTACCACAAGTACACCGTGGACGAGCACTCCATCCGCGCCCTCGAGGCCGCCGCCGCGCGCGCCCGCGACCCGGGTCCCATCGGACAGGCCTACCGGGAAACCCGCCGCAAGGACGTTCTCCACCTGGCCGTCCTCCTGCACGACATCGGCAAGGGGCGCGAGGAGGATCACAGCGAGGTGGGACGGCGGATCGCCGAGGAACTGGGACGGGAGCTGGGGCTCGACGAGCACGACCGCGCCCAGCTCGTCTTCCTCGTCCACAAACACCTCCTCATGGCCCACACCGCCTTCCGGCGCGACGTCGCCGACGTCAAGACGATCGTCCAGTTCGTCCGGGCCGTGGGGACCCTGGAGACGCTCCGGATGCTCTACGTCCTGACGGCGGCCGACACGGAGGCCGTCGCGCCCGGAAGCTTCACGGGATGGAAGGAGTCGCTCCTGACGGAGCTCTACATGCGCGCGTCGGAGGAGCTCTCCGGTTCCGCTCCGGTGGCCGACGAACGCCAGCGCGCTGAGGCCGTGCGTTCGGCGCTTCGCGCGCGCCTGGCCGTCCGGGAGCCCCTCGAAGCCCTGGAACGCCGCCTGGCGGCCATGCCCGACGCCTATCTTCTGCGCACCGATCCGGAAACGCTGGCGGCTCACCTGCGCATTCACGCGGAGCTCGATTCCGAACGGGGCGTCCGCGTGGAATCGGTCTATCTCAAGGAGACGGGACTGACCCAGTACACCGTCTTCGCGCGGGAATCGCTCACCCCCGGAATCTTCTCGAAGATCACCGGCGTCCTGGCCGCCGAGCGCTTCCAGATCGTCGACGCCCAGATCGTGACCTGGTCGGACGGATTCGTCGTGGACGCCTTCCGAGGCGTGGACACCGATTTCCCGGGAGAACCCCCGCCCTACCGCCGGACTGAAATCGCCGGCCGGATCGAGGAAGTCCTGCTCGGGCGGCGGACGGTGGAGGCGCTCTTCGCCGCCCGGCGGGCTCCCTCGCCGCCGAACCCGCTGCGGGTCTCCTCGGGTTCCACCCAGGTCGAGATCGACAACGCCAGCTCCGACCGCTACACCATCGTCGAGGTCTTTGCGGACGACCGCCTGGGACTTCTCTACACGATCGCCCGGACCCTCTTCGAGATGGGGTTGTCCATCTCGTCGGCCAAGATTTCCACGCGGCTCGACCAGGTGGTGGACGTCTTCTACGTCACCGACCGCCAGGGGGCCAAGCTCACCGACGGCGAACGGAGCGAAGCGGTCCGGCGACGCCTCCTGGAAGTTCTGGACGCCTTCCGATAGCGCTCTCGGGTGTTAAGGATCATGGGGGCGGAGAAGGAGGGTTCATGGGACGGTTCGTCGCCTGGGGTCTCGTCCTGGCCGCGTTCGGGGGACCGTCGGGGGCTCAGGAGGAGTCCGGCGCGGGCCTCCGCGCCGGCGCGGCCGCGAGCAACATCACGCCGTTTCTGGGCGAGCCGATCGTGGGCGGCTGGGATTCGCCTCCGGCCGCGCACATTCACGACGAGCTTCACGCCCGCTGCCTGGCGCTCGACGACGGCCGCACGCGGCTTCTCTTCGTCGTCTGCGACAACGTCGGAGTGTCCCGCGAGGTCTTCGACGAAGCCCGCGGGTTGATCGAAAAGGAGACGGGCGTCCCCGGGGCGCATGTCCTTTTGTCCTCGACGCACACGCATTCGGCGACGTCCGCGCGCGGCCGCGGCCCGCTGGGAGGGGGGCCGCTTTCGGACTACGCGCGCTTCCTCGCCCGCCGGATCGCCGACGCCGCCCGCCGGGCGCTCAACCATCTGGAGCCCGCCCGGATCGCCTGGGGATCCGTGCAGGCTCCGGAGCATCTTTTCAACCGCCGCTATTTCATGAAGCCCGGCGTTGCGATTCCCAACCCGTTCGGCGGCGAGGACCGGGTGCTCATGAATCCCGGGGTGGGGAACCCGAATGTGGACCGGCCCGCCGGCCCCGTGGATCCCGAGCTGGCCTTCCTCTCCGTGCGCGCCCGCGACGGCCGGCCCCTGGCGCTTCTGGCCGTGTATTCGCTGCATTACGTGGGCGGCGTCCCCGCGGGGCACGTGTCGGCGGACTATTTCGGGGTTTTCGCCGAGCGTGTGGGCGAGCTTCTGGGAGCGTCCCGCCACGACCGCCCCTTCGTCGGGATCCTGGCCAACGGCACCAGCGGGGACGTCAACAACATCGACGTTCTCGGGAAACCCGAGCGCCTGCCTCCCTACGAAAAGATGCGCCGGGTGGCCGACGCGCTGGCCGAGAAGGTCGCCCGGGCCGAGCGGGAGCTGGTCGGGGACGACCGATGCACGCTCGGGGCCCGGATGCGGGACCTGGTGCTCAGGGTGCGCAAGCCCACGGCGGAGCAGCTCGCCCGCGCGCGGGAGGTGCTGGCCCGGCCTCCGGACGCCAAGCCGAGGCATCCGCGGGAAGCGGTCTACGCGCGCCGGGCGCTTGAACTTTCCGAGGCGCCCGAGGAGGTGTCGGTGCCCCTTCAGGCGGTGCGGGTCGGGGACGTGGGCATCGCGGCCGTTCCGTTCGAAGTGTTCACCGAGATCGGCCTGGAGCTCAAGCGCCGCATTCCGCTGCCGCGCCGGTTCACGGTCTCGCTGGCCAACGGGTCCTACGGGTACCTGCCGACGCCCGAGCAGCACGCGCTCGGAGGGTACGAGACCTGGCTGGGGACCAACCGCGTGGAGGTCGAGGCCTCCGTCAAGATCGTCGAAGGGCTCCTGCGTCTTTTCGACGAGCTCGCGGGGCCGCGTTAAGGTTGTCGGGCCCGGTCCTGAAAAGCTAGAATGTCCGGCCGGTCGTTGAGGCCGTACTTTCGTCGCGCGGGACCTCTTTCAAGGGGGATAGGGATGGGCATTCCTCGATTTCTGGGGGCGCTTGCGGTGGCGGCCGTCGGGGCGGCGGGGCCGGTCTCGGCGTGGGGTCAGGATCCGGCGTCTTTGGAGAAGAGAGTGGCCGAACTGGAGGCCAAAGCGGCCGCTCCGGTGAACTCCGGCGACAACGCCTGGATGCTGGTCTCGTGCGCGCTGGTTCTCATGATGACCGGTCCGGGACTGGCGCTCTTCTACGGGGGGCTCGTCCGCCGGAAGAACGTGCTGTCCACCATGATGCACAGCATGTTTCTGATGGGGCTGATGTCGCTGCTTTGGTTTCTCTACGGCTACAGCGTAGCGTTCGCCGACGGGAACGCCGTTTTCGGCAGCCCCGCGACCTACTTCATGATGCGGGGGGTGAGCGCTTCCGAGCCCAATGCGACCTACGCGGCGACGATCCCGCACCAGACCTTCATGCTGTTCCAGCTCATGTTCGCGATCATCACTCCGGCGCTCATCTCGGGAGCCTATGCGGAGCGGATCAAGTTCAGCGCCATGGTGCTTTTCACCCTCCTGTGGGCCACGGTGGTCTACTTTCCGCTGGCGCACATGGTGTGGGGCAACGGGGGGCTTTTCAACTGGGCGCTCGGCGGAAAGATCCCGGCGCTGGATTTCGCCGGAGGCACGGTGGTCCACATCAGCTCGGGCGTTTCGGCCCTCGTGTGCGCGGTCGTCGTGGGCCGGCGCCTGGGGTATCCGGGGCAGCCCATGCCGCCGCACAATGTGGTCTACAGCATGGTCGGCGCGGCGCTGCTCTGGGTGGGCTGGTTCGGCTTCAACGCCGGCAGCGCGCTCTCGGCGGGTTCGGGGGCCACGTCGGCCTTTGCGGCCACCCATTTCGCCGCGGCCGCGGCGGCGGTCAGCTGGGCGGGGGCCGAATGGGTTTTGCGGGGCAAGCCCAGCGCCCTGGGCGCCGCCTCGGGCATGGTGGCGGGTCTGGTGGCGGTGACCCCCGCGGCCGGTTTCGTCACCATCCCGGCCGCCGTGGCGATCGGCCTGGTCGCCGGGGTCGTCTGCTATCTGGCGGCCGCCAAGCTCAAGTACGTCCTCGGCTACGACGATTCGCTGGACGCTTTCGGCGTGCACGGGGTCGGCGGCACCCTCGGGGCGATCCTGACGGGGCTGCTGGCCAGCAAGGAGGTGAATCCCGCGATCTTCAAGGAGGAAGCCGGGAAGGTGATCTACGACTACTCGGGCGGGGCGGGACAGTGCTTCAACCAGCTGCTGGCCGCCGGCATCACCTGGGTGTGGGCGGCGGTCGCGAGCTTCGTCCTCTTGAAAATCATCGATGCCCTGGTGGGCCTGCGTCCGACGGAGGCCGAGGAGAATCAGGGCCTGGACCTCACGCTTCACGGCGAGGCGGCTTATAATTAGAGGGAAAAGGAGATCCGCGGTGAAGAAAGTCGAAGCCATCATCAAGCCGTTCAAGCTCGACGAAGTGAAGAACGCCCTTTCGAAGATCGGCGTTCAGGGACTGACCGTCACCGAGGTCCGCGGCTTCGGGCGCCAGAAGGGCCACAAGGAACAGTACCGCGGCGCGGAGTACACGATCGACTTCGTGCCCAAGGTGAAAGTCGAGGTCGTCGTGGCCGACTCCGCCGTGGCCGGCGTCGTGGACGCCATCACCCGCGCCGCCCGCACGGGCGAGATCGGGGACGGCAAGATCTTCGTCTCGACGCTCGACGAGGCGATCCGCATCCGGACCGGGGAACGGGGCGAGGCCGCGGTCTAGGCGGCGGGGTTGACGGCGACCGACGGATCGATAGGATAAGGCACCTATGGACCGCATTCCCATGACGCGGGAGGGGTACGAGCAGATCCGCAGGAAACTCGACCACCTCAAGAACGTGGAACTTCCCCGCCTCCAGAAGGCGCTGGGAGAGGCGCGCGAGCTGGGGGATCTCTCCGAGAATTCGGAGTTCGACGCCGCGCGCTCCGAAATGTGGAACGTGGACCAGCAGATCGCGGAGCTGGAACAGAAGCTCGCCCTGGCCGACGTCATCGACCCCTCGGCTCTGAAACTCGACGCGATCGCCATCGGCGCGTTCGTGCGGGCGGAGGACCTGGAAACGCGCCGGAGGGAGGAGTTCCTGCTCGTGGGGGAAGGGGAAGTCCGCAACGACGTGGACACGGTCTCGGTCGTCTCCCCCCTCGGTCAGGCCTTCCTGGGCAAGAAGGTCGGGGACGTGGCCGAGGTCCAGGCGCCCCGGGGGCGGATCCGCTACCGGGTCCTCGAGTTCCGGTATGGCTAGTCGCGGCGGCCCTCCCGGGAAGCGCCGGCAGGCCCGCACGTACGCCTCGGCCGCCCGCTCGGGGCTGGACGCTCCGTTGCCGCGGATCGAGACGTGGGAGAACCAGTTCCCCCGGACCACGATCACCATCGTCGATCCGGAGTACAACGCCATCTGTCCCAAGACGGGCCTGCCGGATTTCGGGACGTTGACCGTCCAGTACGAGCCGGACCGGAAAGTGATCGAGCTGAAGTCCTTCAAGCTCTACATCACCGCCTTCCGGAACCTGGGGATCTTTTACGAGAACGCGGTCAACCGCGTGCTCCGGGACCTCGTGGCCGCGTGCGATCCCGTGTGGATGGCGGTGACGGGGGAGTTCGCCGCCCGCGGAGGCATCCGCACGCGCGTGGACGTGCGCTACGAGCGGGGGCGCTGAACGGCCGCCTCGGGGCCAACCGCGTCTCCCACCCGCACTTCCCCCGACGCGACCACGCGGGCGAGCAGGCCCCGGCGGTTTCCGATCCGCGCGCGCAGGCCCGGCCGCACGGAATCAATGAAGGCGCACGGCTCGCAGGGCTTGGTGATCTCGAGGACCGCCGAGCCCACGCGCAGAAGCGTGCCCGGCGCCAGCGCCGTCAGATCGATCCCCCGCGTGACGATGTTTTCGCGGACTTCGCCGGGGGACAGGCCGAAACGGTCGCAGTCCTCTTGCGCCATGAGGAGCACCTGGCGGGAGCTTCCGGGGCGCGCGTGGTGGTCCCCCTCGATGCCCAGCCCCGCGACGAGGCGCAGGCTCGGGCGCGCCTCCATCGGCCGCCGTCCCCCGGGACAGCGCTGGAGGTGGATCACGAGGGCCACCGGGCCATTATAGCGTCGGCCGGGCGGCACGTCCCTATTCGTCCCGGTCGCCTTCGGCCTTTTGGGTTCCCTCGCGCAGATGGCGCTCGATACGGTCGATTTCGAGGAGGAATTCCTCCCGGAATCCTGCGGAGACCGGCGGGCGGCGCGGAGTCCGGCCTCGGGTGCGCCGAGCGGGTTTCTTCTTTCTCATTCCTCGTTCTCCCCTTTCTTTTCGAGCGCTCCCGCCGGAGCCGCGTTATGGATCCGCCCGCCGGCGCCGTTGCCCGGCCCCGTGGGATCGGGTATCCTGCGGGCGAATGAAGCTGGATCCGGATCCGTCGCTCGGTCGCGCGCTTGAGATCGCCCGCGCCGTTCGGGACGCCGGGGGGCGCGCCTACCTGGTCGGGGGGCTGGTCCGCGACCGCGTTCGGGCGGCGCTTCTCGGGGAGCCGCCCTCGGAGGCGCGGGATTTGGATCTCGAAGTGTACGGCCTGCCGGGAAACGCCCTGCGCTCGCTTCTGGAGCGGTTCGGGCGGGTGGACACGGTGGGAGAATCGTTCCGGGTCTACAAGATCGGCGACGTGGACGTGAGCCTTCCGCGGCGCGACCAGAAGAGGGCTCCCGGCCACCGGGGCTTTACGATCGAGGGGGATCCGGACATGTCCGTGCGGGAGGCCAGTCGACGCCGGGATTTCACGATCAACGCGCTTCTCTGGGACCTCCTGACGGGGGAAGTGCTGGATCCGTGGGGCGGGATCGAGGACCTTCGCGCCCGGCGGCTGCGCGCGGTAGACCCCGCCACGTTCGGAGAGGATCCGCTCCGGGTGCTCCGGGCGATGCAGTTCGCGGCGCGCTTCGAGTTCGCGATCGATCCGGGGACCGTGGCCCTGGCGCGCGGCATCCCGCTCGAGGAGCTTCCGGCGGAGCGCCTCTGGGGGGAATTCGAGAAGCTGCTCCTCCGGGCGCGGCGCCCGTCGATCGGCCTGGCGGCGGGGCTCGAGATGGGCGTGATGGACCGGCTTTTTCCGGAACTTAAGGCTCTGGTAGGGTGTCCGCAGGAGCCGGCCTGGCATCCCGAGGGCGACGTGTGGGTCCACACGCTTCAGGCGGTGGACGTGGCCGCGGGTCTCGTCGAAGATCTTTCCTACCCCCGGAAGGCGGCGGTTCTTCTGGGAACGCTCTGTCACGACCTGGGAAAGCCGCCGACCACGCGGGTGATCGACGGCCGGATCCGGTCGCTTCATCACGAGGAGGAAGGCGTGCCGCCCGCGCGGCGGCTTCTGGACCGCCTGAATGTCCACACGCTGGACGGCTTCGACGTTCGACGGCAGGTCCTGGCGATTGTGGCCAATCACCTTAAACCGGGGC harbors:
- a CDS encoding MFS transporter — translated: MRIGDFLRSGHKPTLLLAFLYFDVSFMVWVLVGALGIFIAEEFGLTPAQKGLMAAVPILGGALLRVPMGILVDRVGPRRAGILGQIAVLAPLAWGWLGAARWGEVLALGLLLGVAGSSFAVALPLAGRWYPPRHQGLAMGIAGAGNSGTVVAALLAPRLAESWGWRAVFGGALLPALVVLGLFVLWAREAPGRPAPRPLRAYVDLWRKRDTLGFSLLYAVTFGGFVGLASFLAVFFHDQYAMGRIAAGNLAALCVFAGSFMRPVGGFLADRWGGLRVLVLVLTGASLGLGAAGLGPPAAGAAALLVGALACLGLGNGAVFQLVPQRFREDLGAATGMIGAAGGLGGFLVPNVLGLCRELTGAYAAGFFVLSLAGAYGVALLGWQRERWGRSKVEPGVHPPEPSALRPAEAGSRG
- a CDS encoding DUF6755 family protein, with product MGDRDSSLRARRAERAREMSVIYAVMACLVLLILVQFLLLMAAVDGYLAGRWAGLLPAAGGSALCFAASCALVRCVVPRREGGPRCG
- a CDS encoding transposase, whose product is MVDRELEAFLEEFDSCATAPTRRLMGAYVRGQLAPLERKTVRSLARAAGVAARTLQEFLSLHRWDEERVRSLVARIGARRHGAAAEAAFLHLSGRPKKGDRTPGVDRQHCPSTGRVENCCVLVHLGRVDGTFRCLLESDVSLSERWAQEERRLRAGIPEGVAGRSKGRVALDLLERAERRGLRFGCVLATRDLGREPEWVEEVARRGRAFLVEVPGDFAGRAAGREGPVRDLAGAGDALLAFALRGNEEDRPLRLLALREGGYFVTNLPGSLEDLAERARDVARLEKAFAADRRAVGLEEFEVRGYRSLRRHLALSAVSLLYLALRRQESPMARPFEGPVAL
- the glnD gene encoding [protein-PII] uridylyltransferase, whose protein sequence is MGEVLAAGGLKEGLARERLQIEALHRAGALGGQVSSALTDLYDRAVGRAYREAVERLPAAERPHVLRELALVAVGGYGRGDMAPYSDVDLLFLHVRRPRASVLELVSALVRDLWDAGLKLSQSVRSPSDAIAFARKDFPLRTSLMEARLVVGSAALFAELQRRCHRLIASSSLERFIDACLQERAQEHRDTVASVNLLEPNVKKSPGGLRDVHLLRWIALSRYGTRDPEMLRVGGVLTAEDAQTLSAGAEFLYRIRHELHFHARGAQDVLTREEQVRIARWLGFEDQGPLLGVERFMQQYYRHTTAVHDLAMRFAAGARRRGLARRALDRFLTRRVEEHFLLGRETIAIDSQAPPEELRRADVLLRLFDLARKHGVAVAHETLERVRAAAPGCELTPEARRRFLEIMADPEGLGGLVRNLHRVGLLGRFIPAFEHARCLMQFNQYHKYTVDEHSIRALEAAAARARDPGPIGQAYRETRRKDVLHLAVLLHDIGKGREEDHSEVGRRIAEELGRELGLDEHDRAQLVFLVHKHLLMAHTAFRRDVADVKTIVQFVRAVGTLETLRMLYVLTAADTEAVAPGSFTGWKESLLTELYMRASEELSGSAPVADERQRAEAVRSALRARLAVREPLEALERRLAAMPDAYLLRTDPETLAAHLRIHAELDSERGVRVESVYLKETGLTQYTVFARESLTPGIFSKITGVLAAERFQIVDAQIVTWSDGFVVDAFRGVDTDFPGEPPPYRRTEIAGRIEEVLLGRRTVEALFAARRAPSPPNPLRVSSGSTQVEIDNASSDRYTIVEVFADDRLGLLYTIARTLFEMGLSISSAKISTRLDQVVDVFYVTDRQGAKLTDGERSEAVRRRLLEVLDAFR
- the amt gene encoding ammonium transporter; translated protein: MRRHGRWMAKLAVVLLVGFVSSIAWAAIQDKPAEPTKSAPAAVDWGAKIKEALGSQKVMADTVWTLIAGMLVFFMNLGFACVETGLCRAKNAVNILSKNFIVFAASSLAFWFLGWGLMFGDGNSFVGTSGLFCVGGADASPLTGDDYKNAGGVYSAISWSGTPLWTKFFFQLVFCGTAATIVSGAVAERIKYGSFILFTLFMGMVIYPVVGHWIWGGGWASSMGMVDFAGSTQVHSIGGWAALAGVLMLGPRIGKYGPDGRVNPIPGHSMALATIGTFVLWFGWFGFNPGSTMGVDPEAIGEIAMTTNMAAAAATVTATLTSWVLMGKPDLGMTLNGSLAGLVAITAPCAFVTVGASVLIGAIAGVLVVVSVIFFDKIKVDDPVGALSVHLANGVFGTLCVGLFATPDRIGRSGNSAATAGLFYGGGFAQLGKQLAAIGATAAYVLVASFIFWGIIKATVGMRVSAEEEVQGLDIGEHGQEAYPGFQMVQK
- a CDS encoding P-II family nitrogen regulator, with the protein product MKKVEAVIKPFKLDEVKAALSQVGVQGLTVTEVRGFGRQKGHKEQYRGTEYTVDLVPKVKIEVVVSDASTPAVVEAIIRSARTGEIGDGKIFVSPLEQVVRIRTGEKGEAAV